Proteins from a single region of Apium graveolens cultivar Ventura chromosome 7, ASM990537v1, whole genome shotgun sequence:
- the LOC141673345 gene encoding uncharacterized protein LOC141673345, with amino-acid sequence MCDFNCIDDIGDVIRVESIGLPHTEGYILVFNRGLVDHNPLIFHVPMQLENNPFQIFNYMLDLPDFFPTLSNVWSSYIPGDPMLALGKKIKLVKQALRELNNKHNNAHSNVIQARVMLGDTQDKLKDHNTVDLFELEKLHIDKLNRTLLEEEHLMLQKFRANWNVNKVLAIHDSADKLVHGQNACAQVAVKYFRDFLGTTSAVDDIDLSSVHCATISPTQASMLEAHVTNETLHCTLKKMKKNKAPGPDGVNAEFFLVTWSITGELFCKAVKDFFKYGFIHQGPNSTFTALIPKTASQSIMQDFRPISLCTVLYKCISKTIPLRVKSLLVSIIDSS; translated from the exons ATGTGTGACTTCAATTGTATTGATGATATTGGAGATGTTATAAGGGTAGAGAGTATTGGACTCCCG CACACAGAAGGGTATATTCTGGTTTTTAATAGGGGCCTCGTGGATCATAACCCTCTTATTTTTCATGTGCCAATGCAGTTGGAAAATAATCCTTTCCAAATTTTTAATTATATGCTGGATTTGCCTGACTTCTTTCCCACTCTTTCTAATGTTTGGAGTTCTTACATTCCGGGTGATCCTATGTTAGCATTGGGGAAGAAAATTAAACTTGTTAAACAAGCTCTTCGAGAGCTTAACAACAAGCATAATAATGCTCACTCCAATGTGATTCAAGCTCGAGTTATGCTGGGTGACACTCAAGATAAGCTTAAAGATCACAACACTGTGGATCTTTTTGAGCTTGAAAAGCTCCATATTGACAAGCTCAACAGGACTTTGCTGGAAGAAGAGCATCTAATGCTTCAAAAGTTTAGG GCCAATTGGAATGTAAATAAAGTTCTTGCCATCCATGACTCCGCTGACAAGCTAGTGCATGGTCAAAATGCTTGTGCTCAAGTAGCGGTAAAATACTTCAGGGATTTTTTGGGAACAACCTCTGCTGTTGATGACATTGATTTGTCTAGTGTGCACTGTGCCACTATCTCTCCAACTCAGGCTTCCATGCTTGAGGCTCATGTCACAAATGAAACATTACACTGCACTCttaagaaaatgaagaagaatAAGGCACCGGGGCCTGACGGTGTTAATGCTGAATTCTTTTTGGTAACTTGGAGTATTACAGGTGAGCTTTTTTGCAAAGCAGTCAAGGATTTCTTTAAATATGGATTTATACATCAAGGGCCAAACTCAACTTTCACTGCTCTGATTCCTAAGACAGCTTCTCAGTCTATAATGCAAGACTTTAGACCTATATCTTTGTGCACCGTGCTTTACAAATGCATCTCCAAGACCATACCTTTAAGAGTGAAATCACTGTTGGTCAGTATTATTGATTCCTCTTAG